A portion of the Novosphingobium sp. KA1 genome contains these proteins:
- a CDS encoding SOS response-associated peptidase, with translation MCNLYRMTKAPAEIARLFGASSGAGANFAAEVYPGYPGLVVAEGETRVMTWGFPLVLKGKNGQPLKPKPVNNAREDKLGTSFWRPSFERRRCLIPVTAWAEAEGIKGQMTRTWYSLAGEEVVAVAGLWRATEEWGAAYSMIMVDGCPQMADVHDRMPVVLAREKWEQWLAGTPAEAFALCQTCSNELAVDRRAERWGAGRSAATSG, from the coding sequence ATGTGCAACTTGTACCGCATGACCAAGGCCCCTGCAGAAATCGCCCGACTGTTCGGCGCGAGCAGCGGCGCAGGCGCGAACTTCGCCGCCGAGGTCTACCCGGGCTATCCCGGCCTCGTCGTCGCCGAAGGCGAGACGCGGGTGATGACCTGGGGTTTTCCGCTTGTCCTGAAGGGCAAGAACGGTCAGCCACTCAAGCCCAAGCCCGTCAACAACGCGCGCGAGGACAAGCTCGGCACCTCGTTCTGGCGGCCGAGCTTCGAGCGCCGCCGCTGCCTGATCCCGGTGACCGCCTGGGCCGAGGCCGAGGGCATCAAGGGCCAGATGACCCGGACCTGGTATTCGCTGGCGGGCGAGGAGGTCGTTGCCGTCGCCGGCCTGTGGCGAGCGACCGAGGAGTGGGGCGCGGCCTATTCGATGATAATGGTGGATGGCTGCCCGCAGATGGCCGACGTACACGACCGCATGCCCGTCGTCCTCGCCCGAGAAAAGTGGGAGCAATGGCTCGCAGGCACACCCGCCGAAGCCTTCGCGCTGTGCCAGACCTGTTCCAATGAACTCGCCGTCGATCGCAGAGCCGAGCGCTGGGGTGCCGGGAGGTCCGCGGCGACGTCAGGCTGA